From Megalobrama amblycephala isolate DHTTF-2021 linkage group LG8, ASM1881202v1, whole genome shotgun sequence, the proteins below share one genomic window:
- the dpt gene encoding dermatopontin has product MNSAHVLQALRLLMVFSTVSAQQGYMYDTGEEWVNTWRQGFNFQCPHGEVLVAIKSYFSEKEGSDRLWNFECQRTPYGWGEPSECWWDDINRAGMEWSSVCTNNGLVAGIQSQYFEAVLDREWQFYCCRYARKCPYSCWKTSDVPEYHREEGEMVIPSYGYFIRGAQTTFSGVLRDRQWKYILCRMTDFDCQFENF; this is encoded by the exons ATGAACTCAGCACATGTTCTGCAGGCTCTGCGCCTGCTGATGGTTTTCTCCACGGTCAGTGCTCAGCAGGGCTACATGTATGATACCGGTGAGGAGTGGGTGAATACCTGGCGCCAGGGCTTCAACTTTCAGTGTCCCCATGGTGAGGTCTTAGTGGCAATCAAGAGTTACTTCAGTGAGAAAGAAGGCTCGGATCGCCTGTGGAACTTTGAGTGCCAGAGGACTCCCTACGGCTGGGGAGAGCCTAGCGAATGCTGGTGGGACGATATCAACAGAGCCGGGATGGAATG GTCCTCAGTTTGCACTAACAATGGGCTGGTTGCTGGCATTCAAAGTCAGTACTTTGAAGCGGTTCTGGATCGAGAATGGCAGTTCTACTGCTGTCGATATGCCCGCAAATGCCCGTATTCCTGCTG GAAGACATCTGATGTTCCAGAGTACCACAGAGAAGAGGGAGAGATGGTAATTCCCAGTTACGGCTACTTCATAAGGGGGGCTCAAACTACATTCAGTGGTGTACTGAG GGATCGGCAGTGGAAGTACATCTTGTGCCGAATGACAGACTTTGATTGTCAATTTGAAAATTTCTAA